The following nucleotide sequence is from Halorussus caseinilyticus.
CGCTCGCGCAGTTCCGCGACGACTTCCCGCACGCGCTGGGCCTCGTCTTTCGGCGCGACCAACACTCGGTCGTCGTAGGCCGCGACGACCAGTCCATCGACGCCGACGGCGCTGACGTGGGTCTCGCCGTCGCTCGCCACGACGTTGTTCTCGGCGTCGATAGTGAGAGCGTCCCCGAGAGTCGCGTTCCCGTTCTCGTCGGGTTCGACCACGCGCTCCACGGCGTCCCACGCGCCCACGTCGTCCCACTCGAAGTCGGCGGGCACGACGTAGGCGTCGTCGGTGCGCTCCATCACCGCGTAGTCGATGCTGACCGACTCTACCTCTCGGAATCCGCGCTCGGGACGCCCTTCGTCCAGCGCCGCGACGAGTGACCCGAGCGGCGAGTCGCGGGCCTCTCGGAGCAACGCCTCGGGCGTCCACGCGAACAGTCCGGCGTTCCAGTAGAAACCGTCCGCCACGAACTGCTCGGCGGTCTCGGCGTCGGGCTTCTCTCGGAACTGCTCGATTTCGGCCCACTCGTCGTCCGAATCGCCGGGTTCGACGTAGCCGTAGCCAGTCGCCGGTCGAGTCGGTTCGACGCCGAACGCGACCAGCCCCCCCGTTTCGACTGCGGCGCGGGCCGCGGTCCTCGCGGCCGACTCGAACCCGCCCGCGACGAGGTGGTCGCTCGGCAGGCAGAGCAGGACGCACTCGCCGACCTGTTCGCGCACGCGGTGGGCGGCGTACACCAGCGCCGGACCGGTGTCCTTGGCCGCGGGTTCCACGAGGACGCCCGCTTCCGGAGTCTGTTCGCGTACTCGGTCGGCGTGGGCCGCCGCAGTCGAGACGTAGATTTCGTCGGCGAATCCGACGCGCGAGACCGTCCGAGCGAGCAACGAGTCCCCGCCGCCGAGCGAGAGGAACTGTTTCGGTCGGTCGGACCTGCTGGCCGGGTAGAGTCGGGTTCCGGTCCCACCGGCCATCACGAGGGCGACGAGCTGTCGGTCGAATACCCCTGCCATCTTACCACGTCTCGATGCGGCCGTCGCGCACGTCTCGGACGCATCCCTCGCAGTCGGGGTGGTCGGGGTCGAAGCAGGCGGGCCGGGCCTCCCTGTCGAGTTCGACGGCCCGGCGCTCGGCGTACCGGCGACAGACGATTTTGGCCTTCCCCTCGTCGTCTTGGGGCAGGTCGGCCAAGGCGGACCGGCGCGCGCTGGCGTAGGCCCGCTTCGCGTCGGCGTACTGCCGCCCGGCGGACCGAATCTTCGAGCGGAGGAAGCTTTCGAGGCGGTCGTCCATTTGACCGGGTGTTGGAGTCCGGGGAAGATAGGTTTGTTCGTGGGCTACGGTCGGTACTTCCGGTAGGCGAGGGCCGAGAGTCCGAGGACGAGGAGTCCGGCGACTGCCAGCGCGCCGCCGAGGGTCCGCT
It contains:
- a CDS encoding DUF7091 family protein, with the translated sequence MDDRLESFLRSKIRSAGRQYADAKRAYASARRSALADLPQDDEGKAKIVCRRYAERRAVELDREARPACFDPDHPDCEGCVRDVRDGRIETW
- a CDS encoding mannose-1-phosphate guanylyltransferase; translated protein: MAGVFDRQLVALVMAGGTGTRLYPASRSDRPKQFLSLGGGDSLLARTVSRVGFADEIYVSTAAAHADRVREQTPEAGVLVEPAAKDTGPALVYAAHRVREQVGECVLLCLPSDHLVAGGFESAARTAARAAVETGGLVAFGVEPTRPATGYGYVEPGDSDDEWAEIEQFREKPDAETAEQFVADGFYWNAGLFAWTPEALLREARDSPLGSLVAALDEGRPERGFREVESVSIDYAVMERTDDAYVVPADFEWDDVGAWDAVERVVEPDENGNATLGDALTIDAENNVVASDGETHVSAVGVDGLVVAAYDDRVLVAPKDEAQRVREVVAELRERGRF